One window of the Alligator mississippiensis isolate rAllMis1 chromosome 5, rAllMis1, whole genome shotgun sequence genome contains the following:
- the RPSA gene encoding small ribosomal subunit protein uS2 isoform X2 has product MSGGLDVLQMKEEDVLKFLAAGTHLGGTNLDFQMEQYIYKRKSDGIYIINLKRTWEKLLLAARAIVAIENPADVSVISSRNTGQRAVLKFAAATGATPIAGRFTPGTFTNQIQAAFREPRLLVVTDPRADHQPLTEASYVNIPTIALCNTDSPLRYVDIAIPCNNKGAHSVGLMWWMLAREVLRMRGTISREHPWEVMPDLYFYRDPEEIEKEEQAAAEKAVTKEEFQTEWTAPAPEFTAPPQPEVADWSEGVQVPSVPIQQFPTEDWSAQPATEDWSAAPTAQATEWVGTTTEWS; this is encoded by the exons ATGTCCGGGGGCCTGGACGTGCTGCAGATGAAGGAGGAGGACGTGCTCAAGTTTCTGGCGGCTGGCACGCACCTGGGTGGCACCAACCTCGACTTCCAGATGGAGCAGTACATCTACAAGCGCAAGAGCGATG GTATCTACATCATCAATCTGAAGAGGACCTGGGAAAAGCTCTTGCTGGCAGCTCGTGCCATTGTTGCCATTGAAAACCCAGCTGATGTGAGCGTCATCTCTTCCAGAAATACTGGACAG CGGGCTGTACTGaagtttgctgctgctactggagcTACACCTATTGCTGGCCGTTTCACCCCTGGGACCTTCAcaaaccagatccaggctgcttTCCGTGAGCCACGCCTTTTGGTGGTTACTGATCCTCGGGCTGATCATCAGCCACTGACTGAGGCATCTTATGTCAACATCCCCACGATTGCTTTGTGCAACACAGACTCCCCACTGCGCTATGTGGATATTGCCATCCCATGCAACAACAAG GGGGCTCATTCTGTGGGTCTGATGTGGTGGATGCTGGCCCGTGAGGTCCTGCGTATGCGTGGCACTATCTCTCGTGAACACCCATGGGAAGTCATGCCTGATCTGTACTTCTACAGGGATCCTGAGGAG ATTGAAAAAGAGGAacaggctgcagcagagaaggCAGTTACTAAGGAGGAGTTCCAGACTGAATGGACAGCCCCAGCACCTGAATTcactgctcctcctcagcctgaggtTGCGGATTGGTCTGAGGGGGTGCAGGTCCCATCTGTGCCAATCCAGCAGTTCCCGACTG AAGATTGGAGTGCCCAGCCTGCCACTGAAGACTGGTCTGCAGCTCCTACTGCTCAAGCCACTGAGTGGGTAGGGACTACAACTGAGTGGTCCTAA
- the RPSA gene encoding small ribosomal subunit protein uS2 isoform X1, whose amino-acid sequence MSIIGIYIINLKRTWEKLLLAARAIVAIENPADVSVISSRNTGQRAVLKFAAATGATPIAGRFTPGTFTNQIQAAFREPRLLVVTDPRADHQPLTEASYVNIPTIALCNTDSPLRYVDIAIPCNNKGAHSVGLMWWMLAREVLRMRGTISREHPWEVMPDLYFYRDPEEIEKEEQAAAEKAVTKEEFQTEWTAPAPEFTAPPQPEVADWSEGVQVPSVPIQQFPTDWSAQPATEDWSAAPTAQATEWVGTTTEWS is encoded by the exons ATGTCAATCATAGGTATCTACATCATCAATCTGAAGAGGACCTGGGAAAAGCTCTTGCTGGCAGCTCGTGCCATTGTTGCCATTGAAAACCCAGCTGATGTGAGCGTCATCTCTTCCAGAAATACTGGACAG CGGGCTGTACTGaagtttgctgctgctactggagcTACACCTATTGCTGGCCGTTTCACCCCTGGGACCTTCAcaaaccagatccaggctgcttTCCGTGAGCCACGCCTTTTGGTGGTTACTGATCCTCGGGCTGATCATCAGCCACTGACTGAGGCATCTTATGTCAACATCCCCACGATTGCTTTGTGCAACACAGACTCCCCACTGCGCTATGTGGATATTGCCATCCCATGCAACAACAAG GGGGCTCATTCTGTGGGTCTGATGTGGTGGATGCTGGCCCGTGAGGTCCTGCGTATGCGTGGCACTATCTCTCGTGAACACCCATGGGAAGTCATGCCTGATCTGTACTTCTACAGGGATCCTGAGGAG ATTGAAAAAGAGGAacaggctgcagcagagaaggCAGTTACTAAGGAGGAGTTCCAGACTGAATGGACAGCCCCAGCACCTGAATTcactgctcctcctcagcctgaggtTGCGGATTGGTCTGAGGGGGTGCAGGTCCCATCTGTGCCAATCCAGCAGTTCCCGACTG ATTGGAGTGCCCAGCCTGCCACTGAAGACTGGTCTGCAGCTCCTACTGCTCAAGCCACTGAGTGGGTAGGGACTACAACTGAGTGGTCCTAA